A genomic window from Streptomyces mirabilis includes:
- a CDS encoding flavin reductase family protein: protein MIPVSQAIPEQLGPVDGRALRTVCGHFATGVTVITSGSGDNATGATVNSFTSVSLDPALVLICLHDDSRLLPVVQESGGFVVNFLTQRQEPVAWAFAGRRTARIEEVPHHRSVLDLPVLSEALAHLECRLVTEYDGGDHTILLGEVVGLRAPSEAEQEDPLIFFQGSMRTPAWS from the coding sequence GTGATCCCCGTTTCGCAAGCCATCCCCGAGCAGCTCGGTCCGGTCGACGGCCGCGCGCTGCGCACCGTGTGCGGACACTTCGCCACCGGTGTCACGGTCATCACCTCGGGCAGCGGCGACAACGCCACGGGCGCCACGGTGAACTCCTTCACCTCGGTCTCCCTGGACCCGGCGCTGGTGCTCATCTGCCTGCACGACGACTCCCGGCTGCTGCCCGTGGTCCAGGAGTCCGGCGGCTTCGTCGTGAACTTCCTGACGCAGCGGCAGGAGCCCGTGGCCTGGGCGTTCGCCGGTCGGCGGACCGCCCGGATCGAGGAGGTGCCGCACCACAGGTCCGTCCTCGACCTGCCGGTGCTCAGCGAGGCGCTCGCGCATCTGGAGTGCCGGCTGGTCACCGAGTACGACGGCGGCGACCACACCATCCTGCTGGGCGAGGTCGTCGGTCTGCGCGCGCCCTCCGAAGCCGAACAGGAGGACCCGCTGATCTTCTTCCAGGGCTCCATGCGGACACCGGCATGGAGCTGA